A region from the Panicum hallii strain FIL2 chromosome 1, PHallii_v3.1, whole genome shotgun sequence genome encodes:
- the LOC112878892 gene encoding ATPase ARSA1: protein MLATASPGLHAAALRLTLPAPAAGSQARCVVRLPRRRPGRRASLRAAASAAAAEAAPPAKEGAEDLGFLEMTSGTRRRYYMLGGKGGVGKTSCAASLAVRFANNGHPTLVVSTDPAHSLSDSFAQDLSGGTLVQVEGPDAPLFALEINPEKAREEFRTASQKNGGTGVKDFMDSMGLGVLVEQLGELKLGELLDTPPPGLDEAIAISKVIQFLEAQEYSMFSRIVFDTAPTGHTLRLLSLPDFLDASIGKILKLRSKIASATSAIKSVFGQEVQQQDAANKLEQLRERMIKVRELFRDTESTEFIIVTIPTVMAISESSRLHSSLQKESVPVRRLIVNQVLPPSTSDCKFCAIKRKDQTRALDMIRNDPELMGLNIIQAPLVDMEIRGVPALKFLGDIVWK, encoded by the exons ATGCTCGCGACCGCCTCGCCGGgcctccacgccgccgcgcTTCGCCTCACGctgccggcgccggccgccggctcccAGGCCCGCTGTGTCGTAcgactcccgcggcggcgcccgggaCGACGCGCATCGCTgcgcgcggcggcgtcggcggctgcggcggaggCTGCCCCGCCCGCGAAGGAGGGGGCGGAGGACCTGGGGTTCCTGGAGATGACGTCCGGGACGCGGCGGCGGTACTACATGCTCGGGGGAAAGGGTGGGGTCGGGAAGACGAGCTGCGCGGCGTCGCTGGCCGTGCGCTTCGCCAACAACGGCCACCCCACCCTCGTCGTCTCCACCGACCCCGCGCACTCGCTGAGCGACTCCTTCGCGCAG GATTTGAGTGGCGGGACGCTCGTGCAGGTAGAGGGTCCTGATGCGCCCCTGTTTGCGCTCGAG ATAAATCCTGAGAAGGCTCGAGAAGAGTTTCGGACAGCAAGTCAAAAGAATGGAGGAACTGGGGTTAAGGATTTCATGGATAGCATGGGTCTCGGGGTGCTTGTTGAGCAG CTTGGAGAGTTAAAATTGGGGGAGCTGTTGGACACACCACCACCAGGATTGGATGAAGCAATAGCAATTTCAAAG GTTATCCAATTTCTTGAAGCACAGGAGTACAGCATGTTTAGCCGCATTGTATTTGATACTGCCCCAACG GGGCATACACTTCGGTTACTATCATTGCCAGACTTCCTGGATGCATCCATAGGGAAGATCCTGAAG CTGAGGAGCAAGATTGCTTCTGCCACATCAGCTATTAAATCAGTATTTGGACAAGAGGTTCAACAGCAGGATGCA GCCAACAAATTGGAGCAATTGAGAGAAAGGATGATAAAAGTGCGAGAGCTTTTTCGTGACACAGAATCAACGGAGTTTATAATCGTGACAATCCCAACG GTGATGGCAATCAGTGAGTCATCAAGGCTGCATTCTTCGTTGCAAAAGGAAAGTGTGCCTGTAAGAAGACTCATCGTGAACCAAGTTCTACCACCTTCAACGTCAGACTGTAAATTTTGTGCTATAAAAAGAAAG GATCAAACACGTGCCCTGGACATGATACGGAATGATCCAGAGTTGATGGGGTTGAACATTATCCAAGCACCACTTGTGGACATGGAGATCAGAGGTGTTCCAGCTCTCAAGTTTTTGGGTGATATAGTGTGGAAGTAA